Proteins from a genomic interval of Rhizoctonia solani chromosome 12, complete sequence:
- a CDS encoding Retrotransposable element Tf2 protein — translation MATRSRSTACPPSPLDQGELGPAISATTNEPTSLEPKVYGEISLSRTISLLLGLQNQVLRLEQELKEQKEATKEAQDWMGAVNQALTCIEARGGTPHTPEDRKPPAIEATPRPLPKTDPLPAPSSPRLCTTNACPSSPQVHTPPAPTPIWLQSPQVPQPVAPVATYQALVKVDHPDAYTGKIGNKARQWLTRMLAWVRLNQRMFPTDQEVLLFLLMNMKDVAGAWAHPHLDQLGSHRALIQTVDEFRMEFLAAFGNPNATRAAKRQITQLTQTGSCAEYITKFRTIAMDLDWNNAALCGQFARGLHWEVSRLIATQERRPTTLLELQNAALVIDNALQEERASHPRGNKPGAPATTPNRGTSTGQQATRPGRLSNNPNFVSEEERNRRRAEGLCIKCGKSGHKFAECRTGWKATPKEEGVKKEAAKIGKESGPESGKD, via the exons atggcaacccgttcccggagcaccgcttgtcccccgtcccctcttgatcaaggagagttgggacccgctATTTCGGCAACCACCAATGAGCcaacaagccttgaacccaaggtctatggggaaATCTCCCTCAGCCGCAcaatctccctcctcctgggattgcaaaaccaagtcctccggCTTGAACAGGAACTCAAGGAGCAAAAAGAAGCCACAAaagaagcccaagactggatgggagcagtcaaccaagccctcacttgcattgaggctaggggtggaaccccacacacaccagaagaccggaaacctccAGCAAttgaggccacgcccaggcccctacccaaaaccgaccctcttccagcgccta GCTCCCCCCGTCTTTGCACAACCAATGCCTGTCCGAGCTCCCCGCAagtccatactccccctGCACCTACGCCTATCTGGCTCCaatccccccaagtcccacaaccagtggcccctgtagccaCTTATCAAGCCCTGGTCAAggtggaccaccctgacgcctatacggggaagatagggaacaaagcccgccaatggctcacacggatgttggcatgggtacgtctgaatcaacggatgttccccacggatcaggaggtcctgttgttcctcctaatgaatatgaaggacgtagcaggagcctgggctcacccccatCTTGATCAACTCGGGTCCCATAGGGCCCTTATCCAAACAGTTGATGAATTTAGGatggagttcttggctgcatttggcaaccccaATGCCACGCGAGCCGCCAAGCGGCAAATCACACAactcactcagacaggaagctgtgctgagtacatcacaaagtttaggaccattgccatggacctagactggaacaacgccgccctttgtgggcaattcgcacgtggcctccattgggaggtcagccgcctcattgcTACTCAAGAGCGGCGCCCCACAacactccttgagctgcagaacgcggctctggtcatcgacaacgccctccaagAGGAACGCGCCAGTCACCCAAGAGGCAATAAGCCTGGCGCCCCCGCCACTACCCCCAacagggggacaagtaccggccaacaggccacaagaccagggcgcctctccAACAATCCCAATTTTGTCTCTGAGGAGGAACGGAACCGCCGCCgggctgaaggcctatgcatcaagtgcggcaaatcagggcacaagtttgcagaatgccgcactggctggaaagccacacccaaggaggaaggcgtcaagaaagaagccgccaagattggcaaagagtctggaccagaatcgggaaaagactaa
- a CDS encoding Retrotransposable element Tf2 protein: MHPCTAESLCLPLIDLPTPRTVTMLNGSSPQAGKIWKKATLTFSLDGKQITKTFLICNTGSHATILGLKWLDAHNPEINWNQRTLSFPHTPPEHAAIAKEEEADKNPLEGVPPEYHQYAKVFGEEEFNKLPPHRHYNIGIELTEEGPLNSPLYSMTNAESVTLKDWLRDELKAGKIRPSKSSISSPVMFVPKKDGSRRLVVNYCRSNNRTKKNVYPLPRPDDLMAQLRGAKVFTKLDLRWGYNNVRVKEGDKWKTAFQTKYGLYKSLVMTFGLTNAPAAFQHFMNELFKDLLDVCVIIYLDDILIYSRDDASHTKHLFCKASKCTFHVTSVEYLGIIVSDKGFSLDKLKIQAVQEWLVPTKVKEVQSFLGFANFLCCFVANFSHLARPLHNLVKKDTPWKWDIKEQEAFQGLKDAITNAPVLCHADPSKPYFLETDASGAALGSILSQRQEDGRLHPLGFLSELFKGAKQNYNTHNKELLAIIQSFEYWRIFLEGTLHPITVFTDHWNLEYWRESRTFNRCHAQWHLLLARYNFQIVYQPGKQSGKPDALSRHSDHTDIPPADQTMLPDPVFANIALVTPKKELQCQIETSLDQDESLEEILQFLQNESKAPPSIKRAFKDYEMEAGLLFYQGRIVVPDVGTLRTDLLRIFHDSPLAGHPGRQRTLELVSRTYYWPGIRADTYWHVDSCEICQRIWKPKYASIPPQPLELPSRLWQHVSYDMIVDLPKDRNSDSILVIVDSFTKYVILVECSKKLKAPELADLFLRHVWKRYGMPEKTVSDRGRVFNNKFLKALYQRLGIDPHFSSAYHPQSNGQTERVNPTVKHFLRAYSGVNQKDWVKWLPMAEFAYNNAVHSSTGRSPFKALYGWEPSLTPSNVPTDVPEAHNLATQMEAQWREIEAALRQSKSRMVAGEVGEPLEFEIGEEAWLDAKNMKLKTLSPKLTKQRLGPFRVTEKISDRAYRLELPPTMRIHNVFYVGLLSKVKRDKKRNFKNRPPPVTVDGEEEYKVEGITDMEERNRKWFFRVKWKGYGSEENTWEPRENLKNAKKILEKFEKEMKRKALGAAKALKGGAVL; this comes from the exons ATGCACCCTTGCACTGCGGAATCACTCTgccttccactcattgacctcccTACACCCCGCACCGTCAcaatgctcaatgggtcaagcccccaggctggtaaaatctggaagaaggccactctaaccttctccttagatggcaaacaaataaccaagaccttcctgatttgcaatacagggtccCATGCcaccatcttgggattgaagtgGCTAGACGCCCATAACCCGGAAATCAATTGGAACCAACGCAcactctcctttccccacacACCACCGGAACACGCTGCtattgccaaggaggaggaagctgataagaaccctcttgaaggagtaccccctgaATACCACCagtatgccaaggtatttggggaagaagaattcaacaagcttcccccccacaggcattacaatattggcatagaacttacggaagaaggccccttgaactcaCCCTtatacagcatgaccaatgccgaGTCCGTCACACttaaggactggctcagggacgagctcaaggctgggaagatccgtcccagcaaatcatCAATTAGTTCCCCCGTaatgtttgttcccaaaaaggatggttcccgccgacTGGTTGTCAACTACTGCCGATCAaacaaccggacaaaaaaAAATGTATATCCattaccccgtccagatgaccttatggcccagctccgcggcgccaaggtcttcaccaagctagacctgagatggggttacaacaatgtccgcgttaaggaaggtgacaaatggaaaacagcgttccaaaccaagtacggtctctacaaatccctggtcatgacctttggcctgacaaatgcccctgccgccttccagcatttcatgaatgaactGTTCAAAGACTTACTggacgtatgcgtcatcatctaccttgatgacatcctgatttacTCCAGAGATGACGCGTCCCACACAAAGCAT TTATTCTGCAAAGCATCGaagtgtacattccacgttacctctgtggaatacctgggaatcattgtttcagataagggtttcagtctggataagctcaaaatccaggcagtacaagaatggctGGTACCAACtaaagtcaaagaagtccaatcattcctaggatttgccaacttcctttgttgttttgtcgccaacttcagccacctGGCTAGGCCGTTACataacctagtcaagaaagacacgccgtggaaatgggacatcaaggaacaagaagccttccagGGATTGAAAGATGctatcaccaacgccccagttCTTTGTCACGCCGACCCATCAAAACCCTACTTTTTAGAAACGGATGCCTCCGGCGCAGCTCTAGggtccatactcagtcaacgacaggaagacggccgtctACACCCCCTAGGATTCTTGTCTGAATTGTTCAAAGGCGCCAAGCaaaactacaacacccacaacaaggaactcctggccatcatccaatcgtttgagtattggcgcatCTTTTTGGAAGGGACACTCCACCCCATCACAGTTTTCACAGACCATTGGAATCTAGAATATTGGAGGGAGTCAAGAACGTTCAATCGttgccatgcacaatggcacctgcTACTAGCCAGGTACAATTTCCAGATTGTCTACCAACCTgggaagcaatcagggaaaccagacgccctttCACGCCATTCAGACCACACTGACATTCCACCTGCGgatcaaaccatgctcccggACCCCGTATTCGCCAACATTGCCCTAGTaactcccaaaaaagagctacAATGCCAGATCGAGACTTCTCTAGACCAGGAtgaatccttggaagagatCTTGCAGTTCCTACAAaatgagtccaaggcaccaccctccattaaacgcgcattcaaggattatgaaatggaggctggCCTATTGTTTTACCAAGGACGGATTGTAGTACCGGATGTAGGAACCTTAAGAACGGATTTGCTCAGAATCTTCCACGATAGCCCATTGGCGGGCCACCCAGGCAGACAGAGGACCCTAGAGTTAGTGTCCAGGacttactactggcccggcaTCCGTGCcgacacatactggcacgttgaCTCATGTGAAATCTGCCAACGGATTTGGAAACCCAAGTATGCGtctatcccacctcagcctctggaactcccatcacgcctgtggcaacatgtgtcatacgacatgatagtagacctgcccaAAGACAGAAATAGTGATtctatcctggtcattgtggatagttttACCAAGTACGTAATCCTAGTAGagtgttccaagaagctcaaagccccggAGTTAGCAGACCTATTCTTACgccacgtatggaaacgctatggcatgcctgaaaaGACAGTATCAGACCGCGGACGGGTGtttaataacaaattcctgaaggccctgtaccaacgcctgggaatagacccccacttctcttcGGCCTATCATCCTCAAAGCAACGGGCAAACAGAACGTGTGAACCCCACGGTCAAACACTTTTTACGGGCCtactcaggggtaaaccagaaagactgggtcaagtggttaccaatggcggaatttgcctacaacaacgcggtACATAGCTCAACAGGCAGATCTCCCTTTAAAGCGCTATACGGTTGGGAACCTTCCTTGACTCCAAGTAAcgtcccaacagatgtccCTGAGGCACACAATCTAGCAACccagatggaagcacaatggcgggaaatagaggcagcactccggcaatcaaagtcACGCATGGTGGCCGGAGAAGTAGGAGAACCACTTGAGTttgaaattggggaagaagcctggctagacgccaaaaacatgaagctaaagaccctTAGTCCAAAGCTAAccaaacaacgcctaggccccttcagAGTAaccgagaaaatctccgacagagcttaccgcctagaactcccgccaacaatgagaatccacaatgtttTCTACGTGGGTCTTCTGTcaaaggtcaaaagggacaaaaagcgcaacTTCAAGAACCGGCCACCAcctgtcaccgtggatggagaagaagaatacaaggttgaagggatcacagacatggaagaaaggaacaggaagtggttttttagggtaaaatggaaaggctatggatcagaggagaatacctgggaaccaagggaaaacctcaaaaacgccaagaaaatcctagaaaaatttgaaaaagaaatgaaaaggaaggccctcggcgccgccaaggcccttaaagggggggcagtgttgtag
- a CDS encoding Retrotransposon gag protein produces MATRELGPQLLATPYVEIGEVSLKQITSLLLGLLGQVEHLERKVEEVQEAGVEARTNLENISQAVDTVKDGLRSLQLHGPRTPEDTKPPAVEATPRPLSKVDPVGLTSRVSFWPEPSRGLPAFAQPTPVQAVPPQVPSPPPSPRLQSPIGTAAPPPPAPVAAYPAPVKVDHPDAYTGKIGSKAKQWLTWMLAWTRLNSRMFPTNQEVLSFLLMNMKDTAGAWAHPHLDQLGSHWAIIQTVEGFKLEFLAAFGDPDATRAAERKITTLTQSGTCADYITKFRTLAMELDWNDAALQGQFARGLHWEVSRQIATRKHRPRTLLELQNAALVIDNALREERASHPPKDNKSSRPSNPARGTSAGQSSTGSKKLSNNPNFVLEEEQNRRRAAGACIKCGKMGHKFAECRTGWKATPIEDKGKAKETAKIGKDSKYQSGKE; encoded by the exons atggcaaccc gggagctgggaccccaactttTGGCAACCCCCTATGTCGAAATTGGGGAAGTTTCCCTCAAGCAAATTAcaagcctcctccttggcctccttggccaagttgagcacCTTGAGCGGAAAGTGGAAGAAGTCCAAGAAGCAGGGGTTGAGGCCCGCACCaaccttgagaacatctctcaagccgttgatactgtcaaggatgggcttagaagcctccaactccatggGCCCCGGACCCCAGAAGACACAAAACCCCCAgctgtggaagcaacgccacgccccttaTCAAAAGTTGACCCTGTTGGATTGACTAGTCGGGTCTCATTCTGGCCCGAACCGTCTAGAGGGCTCCCCgcctttgcccaacccactcctgtccaagcagtgcccccgcaagtcccatctccccctccatctccgcgtctccaatccccgatTGGGAcagctgcccctccacctccggctccagtcgccGCCTATCCtgctccggtcaaggttgaccaccccgacgcctacacaggcaaaatagggagcaaagcaaaacagtggttgacttggatgttagcctggacccgcctcaactcgcggatgttccccaccaaCCAAGAGGTTCTatccttcctcttgatgaacatgaaggacaccgctggggcctgggcccaccctcaccttgaccagcttggctCACACTGGGCCATCATTCAAACGGTTGAAGGGTTCAAATTGGAGttcttggcagcatttggcgacCCTGACGCTACAAGGGCCGCAGAGCGGAAAATtaccaccctcacccagtccggcacatgcgcggactatattacaaagttcaggaccttggcgatggaactggactggaatgacgcaGCCCTtcaaggccagtttgcccgtggcctccattgggaggtcagccgccaaattgctACCCGCAAACACCGCCCCCGTACCCTCCtagagctgcaaaatgcagcacttgtcattgataacgccctccgtgaggagcgtgctagccatccgccaaaggataataagtctagcagaccatctaaccccgcaagggggacaagtgcCGGCCAATCAAGCACTGGTTCtaagaaactctccaacaacccaaactttgtgttggaagaagaacaaaaccgccgccgcgccgccggcgcttgcatcaagtgcggtaaaatgggccacaagtttgcggaatgccgcacgggctggaaggctacccctattgaggacaaggggaaagccaaggaaactgccaagattggcaaagactccaagtaccaatcaggaaaagagtaa
- a CDS encoding Retrotransposable element Tf2 protein: protein MSPLFTILITPEKKAEPLEVLIDSGATSSFLHPRTAESLRLPLIDLPSPRTVTMLDGLSPQAGKIWKKANLTFSFDGKCMTKTFLICNTGSHAAILGLKWLDAHNPEIDWNQRTLSFPHAPPEHVAIAEEEEADQNPLEGVPSKYHQYAKVFGEEEFNKLPPHQHYDIGIELTEEGPLNSPLYSMTDAESTTLKDWLRDELKAGKIRPSKSSISSPVMFVPKKDGSRRLVVDYRRLNNRTKKNVYPLPCPDDLMAQLCGAKVFTKLDLRWGYNNVRVKEGDKWKTAFQTKYGLYKSLVMTFGLTNAPAAFQHFMNELFKDLLDVCVIIYLDDILIYSKDDALHTQHVHEVLRQLMENQLFCKASKCTFHVTSVEYLGIIISDKGFSLDKLKIQAVQDWPVPTKVKEVQLFLGFANFLCCFVANFSHMARPLHNLVKKDTLWKWDTREQEAFQGLKDAITNAPVLCHADPSKPYFLETDASGAALGSILSQRQEDGRLHPLGFLSESFKGAKQNYDTHNKELLAIIRSFEYWCIFLEGTPQPVTVFTDHCNLEYWKESRTFNRRHAQWHLLLAGYNFQIVYRPGKQSGKPDALSQRADHADIPPADQTMLPDPVFANVALVTPKKELQHQIKASLDQDESLEEILQFLQNESKAPPSIKRAFKDYEMEAGLLFYQGRIVVPDVGTLRTDLLRIFHDSPLAGHPGRQRTLELVSRTYYWPGIRANTYWHVDSCEICQRIWKPKYTSIPPQPLELSSHPWQHVSYNMIVDLPKDGNCDSILVIVDSFTKYVILVECSKKLKAPELADLFLRHVWKRYGMPEKTVSDRGWVFNNKFLKALYQRLGIDPHFSLAYHPQSNGQTERVNPMVEHFLRAYSGVNQKDWVKWLPMAEFAYNNAVHSSTGKSPFKALYGWEPSLTPSNVPTDVPEADNLATQMEEQWREIEAALRQSKTRMVAGEVGEPLEFEIGEEAWLDAKNVKLKTLSPKLTKLSESD from the coding sequence ATGTCACCCCTCTTCACCATTTTGATCacaccagagaaaaaagcggaacccttagaagtcctgatagactcaggcgccacctcttCTTTCCTTCACCCCCGTACtgcggaatcactccgccttcCACTCATAGACCTCCCTTCTCCCCGCACCGtgactatgcttgatgggttgagcccccaggctggcaaaatttggaagaaggctaacctaaccttctcctttgatggcaaatgtatgaccaagaccttcttgatctgcaacacagggtcccacgccgccatcttgggattgaaatggttggatgcccatAATCCAGAGATCGATTGGAATcaacgcaccctctcctttccccatgcaccaccggaacatgtagccattgctgaggaggaggaagctgatcagaacccccttgaaggagtcccttccaaataccatcaatacgccaaggtatttggagaggaggaattcaacaagcttcccccacaccaGCATTAcgacattgggattgaactgacagaagaaggccccttgaactctccgctatatagcatgactgacgccgaATCCACCACACTcaaagattggctcagggatgaactcaaggcaggcaagatccgccccagtaaatcttctatcagctcccctgtaatgtttgtacccaaaaaggatgggtCCCGCCGTCTAGTTGTTGATTATCGCCGCCTTAACAACCGTACCAaaaagaacgtctacccgctTCCTTGTCCagacgacctcatggcccagctctgcggcgccaaggtcttcaccaagctgGACTTAcgttggggttacaacaacgtacgggtaaaagaaggtgacaaatggaaaaccgcaTTCCAAACAAAGTATGGcctctacaaatccctggttatgacctttggcttaacaAACGCACCTGCCGCCtttcagcatttcatgaacgagctattcaaggatttactggatgtatgcgtcattatctaccttgatgatatcctgatatactctaaggatgacgcattgCATacacaacacgttcatgaggttCTGAGGCAACTAATGGAAaatcaactgttctgcaaggcatccaagtgcacgttccacgtcacctctgtggaatacctagggATCATCATCtcagataagggttttagcctggataagctcaaaatccaggcggtacaagaCTGGCCGGTACCTActaaggttaaagaagtccaattgtttctaggatttgccaacttcctttgttgttttgttgccaactttagccacatggctaggccgttACATAACCTAGTGAAAAAGGACACACTGTGGAAGTGGGACACcagggaacaagaagccttccaagggttaaaggatgccatcaccaacgccccggtcCTTTGTCACGCTGATCCCTCCAAGCCTTATttcttggaaacagacgcctcTGGTGCAGCCTTGggatccatactcagccaacgccaagaagaCGGCCGCCTGCACCCATTAGGTTTCTTATCGGAGTCATTCAAGGGGGCCAAGCAAAACTATGACACgcacaacaaggagcttctagccatcatccgctcctttgagtactggtgcatcttcttggaaggaacaccACAACCAGTCACTGTGTTCACGGACCATTgtaacctggaatattggaaagaatcccgGACATTCAACCGacgccatgcacaatggcatttACTACTTGCCGGATACAATTTCCAGATAGTCTaccgcccagggaaacagtcaggaaaacctGATGCCCTCTCACAACGTGCTGATCATGCTGACATTCCACCTGCGgatcaaaccatgctcccggaccccgtatttgccaacgttgcccTAGTgactcccaaaaaagagctacAACACCAGATCAAGGCCTCTCTAGACCAGGAtgaatccttggaagagatCTTACAGTTCCTACAAaatgagtccaaggcaccaccctccattaaacgcgcattcaaggattatgaaatggaggctggCCTATTGTTTTACCAAGGACGGATTGTAGTACCGGATGTAGGAACCTTAAGGACGGATTTGCTCAGAATCTTCCATGATAGCCCATTGGCGGGCCACCCAGGCAGACAGAGGACTCTAGAGTTAGTATCCAGGacttactactggcctggcatccgtgccaacacatactggcacgttgaCTCATGTGAAATCTGCCAACGGATTTGGAAACCCAAGTACACGTCGatcccacctcagcctcTAGAACTCTCATCACACccgtggcaacatgtgtcatacaacatgatagtagacctgcccaAAGACGGAAATTGTGATtctatcctggtcattgtggatagttttACCAAGTACGTAATCCTAGTAGagtgttccaagaagctcaaggccccggagttagcagacctattcctacgccatgtatggaaacgctacggcatgcctgagaagacagtatCAGACCGCGGATGGGTGtttaataacaaattcctgaaggccctgtaccaacgcctgggaatagacccccacttctctttggcCTATCATCCTCAAAGCAACGGGCAAACAGAACGTGTGAATCCCATGGTCGAACACTTTTTACGGGCAtactcaggggtaaaccagaaagactgggtcaagtggttaccaatggcagaatttgcctacaacaacgcagtacacagttcaacaggcaaatccccctttaaggcactatacggctgggaaccttccttgactccaagtaacgtcccaacagacgtccctgaggcagacaATCTAGCAACCCAGATGGAAgaacaatggcgggaaatagaggcagcactccggcaatcaaagacacgcatggtgGCCGGAGAAGTAGGAGAACCACTTGAGTTTGAAATcggggaagaagcctggctagacgccaaaaatgtgaagctaaagaccctTAGTCCAAAGCTAACCAaactgtcagagtctgactaa
- a CDS encoding glutamate-cysteine ligase catalytic subunit, which produces MGLAVVGTPLDWEETQKHADYIREHGITQFLNIWRKQQNRKDYPFLWGDEIESMVISYDEENRDARLSLRQSEILPKIQACESRLREMFHSNAGSVPEFQPECNRYMLESAPGSPYNGSVDSLLSVEKDMRNRRKLAKAYLLPSESLVTLTSFPRLGVREPFTHHPETDPVHAATSESLFLSGDITSPNARFPSLIANMKSRRGAKVAANIPIYFDTNTPRPFVDPTIPWETGISPEDHGAIKQDHIYLDTTTFGAGCCCLQVTLQARDVDEARVVYDALVPVAPIMMALTASSPAYRGYLADVDCRWDILEESCDDRTEEEKGLKPLKEGQHRIPKSRWSSVDMYLSENAENRPEYNDIPIPFHEGVYRRLRDNNVDDLLAKLLAHLFVRDPLLVLPEKLEQDDETSTEHFESFQSTNWQSLRLKPPSQTGECGWRIEFRTMEVQPTDFENAAMALFVVLLSRAILSFGLNLYLPISKVDENMKRAQRRDAVRGEGFWFRKRVGTITRNSSNGDSNGRERVIGDGLQGAAEDECEEMTINEIINGKGSYLGLFGIVDAYIESLDVDATRKLKLRKYIELVRRSLQTPATWMRNFVRSHPAYKHDSVVSREVNYDLMKAIDEIERGERHAPELLPSGYVGSKYDEPDQ; this is translated from the exons ATGGGACTTGCAGTTGTCGGTACCCCTCTGGATTGGGAAGAAACCCAAAAGCACGCAGATTACATACGCGAGCACGGCATCACACAATTTCTGAACATTTGGCGAAAACAGCAAAATCGAAAAGATTATCCATTCCTCTGGGGAGACGAG ATTGAATCTATGGTCATCTCTTACGACGAGGAGAATCGAGATGCTCGATTATCATTGCGTCAGAGTGAGATTTTGCCAAAGATCCAAGCTTGCGAAAGTCGCCTTCGGGAGATGTTTCATAGTAATGC CGGTTCCGTCCCCGAGTTCCAGCCAGAGTGCAATCGCTATATGTTGGAGTCCGCTCCTGGATCACCGTACAACGGTAGCGTTGATAGCCTACTATCAGTCGAGAAAGATATGCGAAACCGACGCAAACTCGCCAAGGCGTATCTGCTGCCAAGTGAATCCCTCGTGACGTTGACTTCATTCCCCAGACTTGGTGTTCGAGAACCGTTTACACATCACCCTGAAACTGACCCTGTGCATGCGGCGACAAGCGAAAGTTTGTTTCTATCGGGTGACATCACCAGTCCTAATGCCCGTTTCCC ATCTTTGATTGCTAATATGAAGAGCCGACGAGGGGCCAAAGTTGCAGCCAATATTCCCATATACTTTGACACCAACACACCCAGGCCGTTTGTGGATCCCACCATTCCTTGGGAGACAGGCATTTCTCCAGAAGATCACG GGGCAATCAAGCAAGACCATATCTACTTGGATACAACCACATTTGGTGCCGGTTGTTGCTGCTTGCAAGTTACTCTCCAGGCCCGTGATGTAGACGAGGCTCGTGTCGTTTATGATGCTCTGGTACCAGTCGCTCCCATTATG ATGGCGTTGACCGCTTCCTCCCCGGCGTATCGTGGGTATCTTGCAGATGTCGACTGCCGGTGGGACATTCTTGAAGAATCATGCGACGATCGGACAGAGGAGGAGAAAGGATTAAAA CCCCTCAAGGAAGGCCAGCATCGGATACCCAAGTCTCGATGGAGTAGTGTGGATATGTACTTGTCTGAGAATGCGGAAAACCGGCCCGAGTATAATGATATCCCCATACCTTTCCACGAAGGTGTCTACCGACGCTTGCGTGATAACA ACGTGGATGACCTACTGGCAAAGCTCCTCGCTCACCTGTTCGTCCGCGACCCACTCCTAGTTCTCCCCGAAAAGCTCGAACAGGACGATGAAACATCCACAGAGCACTTCGAGTCATTCCAGTCCACAAACTGGCAGTCTCTCCGACTCAAGCCGCCGTCACAAACCGGCGAGTGCGGCTGGCGTATAGAGTTCCGAACGATGGAAGTCCAGCCGACAGACTTCGAGAACGCTGCGATGGCACTTTTTGTCGTCTTACTTTCGCGCGCGATCTTGAGCTTTGGTCTCAACTTGTACCTTCCGATCAGCAAGGTGGACGAGAACATGAAGCGGGCGCAGCGGAGAGATGCTGTGCGAGGGGAAGGGTTCTGGTTTAGGAAGCGTGTAGGAACTATCACCCGCAATTCATCGAACGGGGATAGTAATGGTCGCGAACGTGTAATTGGAGATGGACTTCAGGGTGCTGCGGAAGATGAATGCGAGGAGATGACTATCAACGAGATCATCAATGGAAAG GGATCTTATCTCGGACTGTTTGGGATTGTCGACGCATACATCGAGTCTCTGGATGTGGATGCGACTCGGAAACTCAAGCTGAGAAAATACATCGAGTTAGTTCGGC GCTCGCTTCAAACGCCGGCAACCTGGATGCGAAACTTCGTTCGCTCTCACCCTGCATACAAGCATGACTCGGTCGTGTCTCGCGAGGTCAACTACGATCTAATGAAGGCGATCGACGAAAT TGAACGAGGAGAGCGACATGCTCCGGAACTTTTGCCCTCGGGTTACGTTGGATCGAAGTATGATGAGCCTGATCAATAA